In the genome of Pseudarthrobacter sp. IC2-21, one region contains:
- a CDS encoding TetR/AcrR family transcriptional regulator, producing MAKTATAKTATSSPASDGMRRNRDANVMAAAVEVMSERGYAATTIQEVADRVGVLKGSLYHYFSSKEELLFRILEESHQQNAEIVARVKASESSALEELLEYLKQSAAWHLANVERANIFFTESRHLTGARREKARQDSRNYLHYIQELLEKARTEGDVREDIDVRLVTRFVLGALNNVRTWPPRSGSQIPAEDAVQAFTEMIKSSILPPRST from the coding sequence ATGGCCAAAACTGCCACGGCTAAAACTGCCACGAGCAGTCCGGCGTCGGACGGGATGCGCCGCAACCGTGACGCAAACGTCATGGCGGCCGCCGTTGAGGTGATGTCAGAGCGCGGCTACGCAGCAACCACCATTCAGGAGGTTGCCGATCGTGTCGGGGTCCTGAAGGGAAGCTTGTACCACTACTTCAGCTCCAAGGAAGAGCTGCTGTTCCGGATCCTCGAGGAGTCACACCAGCAGAATGCTGAGATCGTCGCGCGGGTCAAGGCATCGGAGTCGAGCGCACTCGAGGAGCTGCTGGAGTACCTGAAGCAGTCAGCTGCCTGGCACTTGGCCAACGTCGAACGCGCCAACATTTTCTTCACCGAGAGCCGACACCTCACCGGAGCCCGCCGTGAGAAAGCGCGCCAAGACAGCAGGAACTACCTTCACTACATTCAGGAGCTCCTGGAAAAAGCCCGCACCGAGGGTGACGTCCGCGAAGACATCGATGTCAGGCTCGTCACGCGTTTCGTACTGGGCGCCCTGAACAATGTTCGCACCTGGCCGCCGAGATCAGGGAGCCAGATCCCGGCCGAGGATGCCGTCCAGGCGTTTACTGAGATGATCAAGAGTTCGATCCTCCCTCCCCGCAGTACCTAG
- a CDS encoding 3-oxoacid CoA-transferase subunit A, whose protein sequence is MINKEVTSAEAAVAGIGDGATVMVGGFGPPGQPVELIEALLETGARDLTIINNNAGAGGDAIAKLFAAKRVAKVICSFPKAIGSTVFDELYLAKQIELELVPQGTLAERIRAAGAGIAAFYTQTGYGTELAEGKPVQRFDGKSYVLEEALHADFALVRAFKADRWGNLIYRKTARNFGPLMVAAAKTSIVEVNEIVPLGGIDPEIVVTPGIYVDRLFQVPASGQLSKGIA, encoded by the coding sequence GTGATAAACAAAGAAGTGACCAGCGCAGAAGCCGCTGTGGCTGGGATTGGCGATGGCGCCACAGTGATGGTCGGTGGCTTCGGCCCCCCCGGGCAGCCTGTGGAACTCATCGAAGCTCTCCTCGAGACAGGAGCCCGGGACCTCACCATTATCAACAACAACGCCGGAGCCGGCGGCGATGCGATCGCGAAGTTGTTCGCAGCCAAGCGGGTAGCAAAAGTCATTTGCTCTTTCCCGAAGGCTATCGGCTCCACTGTCTTTGACGAGCTGTACCTGGCCAAACAAATAGAGCTTGAACTGGTCCCCCAGGGAACCCTTGCCGAAAGAATCCGTGCTGCCGGGGCCGGGATCGCAGCCTTTTACACCCAAACAGGCTATGGCACTGAGCTTGCCGAAGGTAAGCCAGTCCAGCGCTTCGACGGCAAATCGTATGTCCTGGAGGAAGCTCTCCACGCCGATTTTGCTCTCGTACGGGCTTTCAAGGCTGACCGCTGGGGGAATTTGATCTACCGCAAAACTGCCCGGAACTTTGGCCCCCTCATGGTGGCAGCAGCAAAAACTTCCATCGTCGAGGTCAATGAGATAGTTCCGCTTGGAGGCATCGACCCCGAGATCGTTGTAACTCCGGGAATATATGTGGATCGTCTGTTTCAGGTGCCGGCAAGCGGCCAACTCAGTAAGGGAATTGCATAA
- a CDS encoding 3-oxoacid CoA-transferase subunit B: MTLSRQQIAARVALDIPDGSYVNLGIGVPTLVADFLPDDREIILHTENGLLGMGPAAAGNEVDEDLINAGKIYVTEVPGSSYFHHADSFAMMRGGHLDYCVLGAFQVSVRGDLANWRTNSPTAIPGVGGAMDLAMGAKHVYVVMDLLTKSGESKLVTACDYPLTGAECVERVYTDHALFELGEDGVRVLDLYVDMSIRDLEALVGIPLLDATAASIMST, from the coding sequence ATGACACTTTCACGCCAGCAGATCGCGGCACGGGTAGCTTTGGATATACCGGACGGCTCCTACGTGAATCTGGGCATCGGGGTACCCACCCTCGTAGCCGACTTCCTTCCCGATGACCGCGAAATCATCCTTCATACCGAAAACGGTTTGCTCGGTATGGGTCCGGCAGCAGCTGGCAATGAGGTGGATGAAGACCTGATCAATGCCGGGAAGATCTACGTGACCGAGGTCCCCGGGTCGTCCTACTTCCACCACGCCGACTCATTCGCCATGATGCGAGGGGGGCACCTCGACTACTGCGTTCTGGGGGCTTTTCAAGTTTCTGTGCGGGGAGATCTCGCCAACTGGCGGACCAACTCACCCACTGCAATCCCAGGAGTAGGCGGCGCCATGGATCTGGCCATGGGAGCCAAGCATGTTTACGTTGTGATGGACCTTCTGACGAAATCCGGTGAGAGCAAGCTGGTCACGGCCTGCGACTACCCGCTGACCGGTGCAGAGTGCGTCGAGCGCGTATATACCGATCATGCCCTCTTTGAACTCGGCGAGGACGGGGTTCGAGTCCTGGATCTTTATGTCGATATGTCCATCCGGGACTTGGAAGCACTGGTCGGCATTCCACTTCTGGATGCAACCGCCGCAAGTATCATGTCAACCTAA